In Nakamurella alba, the genomic window ACGACGAGGTGATCAAGGTCAACCTGGCCGCGGTCCCGCCGCAGATCGAGAAGGTCGCCGTCGCGGTGTCCATCTACGAGGCGGACGCCAAGGGCCTGTCCTTCGGCCAGGTGCGGAACGCCTACATCCGCGTCGTCAACGACGCGGACGGCTCCGAGCTCGCCCGCTACGACCTCTCCGAGGACGCCTCCACCGAGACCGCGATGGTCTTCGGCGAGCTCTACCGCAACAACGACGAGTGGAAGTTCCGGGCGATCGGCCAGGGCTACGCCTCCGGTCTGTCCGGCATCGCGCAGGACTTCGGCGTCGTCGTCTGACCCTCTCCCTCCCCGCCGGGCGTCCTGCAACCAGGGACCTATAGCTCACTGTCATGTGTCAGTACTTCGCTGACAGGTATGTGTCAATACATCGCTGACACTCTCGTGT contains:
- a CDS encoding TerD family protein codes for the protein MGVSLTKGGNVSLTKAAPGLTAVSLGLGWDARTTDGGSFDLDASALGLAADGRVPGNEYFVFYNNKRSVDGSIEHGGDNLTGEGAGDDEVIKVNLAAVPPQIEKVAVAVSIYEADAKGLSFGQVRNAYIRVVNDADGSELARYDLSEDASTETAMVFGELYRNNDEWKFRAIGQGYASGLSGIAQDFGVVV